The following coding sequences are from one Streptomyces sp. NBC_01294 window:
- a CDS encoding bile acid:sodium symporter family protein — MRRPHFPARLPLDPYILVLLGTVGLAALLPARGTAATVADGASTAAVALLFFLYGARLSTREALEGLRHWRLHLTVLACTFLLFPLLGLAARGLVPGLLTPPLYVGLLFLCLVPSTVQSSIAFTSIARGNVPAAICAGSFSSLAGIVLTPLLAAALLGADAGGFSPDSVLKITLQLLLPFLLGQALRRWIGGFLVRHKQVLGYVDRGSILLVVYAAFSAGVAAGIWHQVSLPQLAALLLVEAALLAVMLIATWYGAARLGFGRADRIAIQFAGSKKSLAAGLPMASVLFGAQAGLAVLPLMLFHQMQLMVCAVIARRRARDPEPEHAAERGPDRVAEVSPPTQHPAPRGR; from the coding sequence ATGCGCCGCCCGCACTTCCCCGCCCGGCTGCCCCTGGACCCGTACATCCTGGTCCTCCTCGGCACCGTCGGCCTCGCCGCCCTGCTGCCCGCCCGCGGCACGGCCGCCACCGTCGCCGACGGCGCCTCCACCGCGGCCGTGGCCCTGCTCTTCTTCCTCTACGGCGCCCGGCTCTCCACCCGCGAGGCCCTCGAAGGCCTGCGCCACTGGCGGCTCCACCTCACCGTGCTCGCCTGCACCTTCCTGCTCTTCCCGCTCCTCGGCCTGGCCGCCCGCGGCCTCGTCCCCGGCCTCCTCACACCCCCGCTGTACGTCGGCCTCCTCTTCCTCTGCCTGGTTCCCTCGACCGTCCAGTCCTCCATCGCCTTCACCTCGATCGCCCGCGGCAACGTCCCCGCCGCGATCTGCGCCGGCTCCTTCTCCAGCCTGGCCGGCATCGTCCTCACCCCGCTCCTCGCCGCGGCCCTGCTCGGCGCGGACGCGGGCGGCTTCTCCCCCGACTCCGTCCTCAAGATCACCCTCCAGCTCCTGCTCCCCTTCCTCCTCGGCCAGGCCCTGCGCCGCTGGATCGGCGGCTTCCTCGTCCGCCACAAGCAGGTCCTCGGCTACGTCGACCGCGGCTCGATCCTGCTCGTCGTCTACGCCGCGTTCAGCGCGGGCGTGGCCGCGGGCATCTGGCACCAGGTCAGCCTCCCGCAGCTTGCCGCCCTGCTGCTGGTGGAGGCCGCACTCCTCGCCGTCATGCTCATCGCCACCTGGTACGGCGCGGCCCGCCTCGGCTTCGGCCGCGCGGACCGCATCGCCATCCAGTTCGCCGGGTCGAAGAAGAGCCTGGCCGCCGGACTCCCCATGGCCAGCGTGCTGTTCGGGGCCCAGGCAGGCCTGGCCGTGCTCCCGCTGATGCTCTTCCACCAGATGCAGCTGATGGTCTGCGCGGTCATCGCCCGCCGCCGCGCCCGCGATCCCGAGCCCGAACACGCGGCGGAGCGTGGGCCAGACCGTGTGGCGGAGGTCTCGCCCCCGACCCAACACCCCGCTCCCCGGGGCCGTTAA
- a CDS encoding LysR substrate-binding domain-containing protein, which produces MYDPVQLRTFLTVAQTLSFTQAAGRLGVRQSTVSQHVRRLEEATGRPLFVRDTHSVELTEDGEALLGFARTILEAHERAAAFFTGTRLRGRLRFGASEDFVLTRLPEILEAFRHEHPEVDLELSVELSGTLHERLDAGRLDLVLAKRRGPGDERGRLVWRDRMVWIGAEGLRVDPERPVPLIVFPPPGITRARALEVLERDGRAWRIACTSGSLSGLIAAARVGLGVMAHTRGLIPPGLVRVGGLPELGPVEFALLRGPRASAAAEALAAAVLSGADRLSRTG; this is translated from the coding sequence ATGTACGACCCCGTCCAGCTGCGCACCTTCCTCACGGTGGCCCAGACGCTCAGCTTCACGCAGGCCGCGGGGCGGCTCGGCGTACGGCAGTCCACGGTCAGCCAGCACGTGCGGCGGCTGGAGGAGGCGACCGGGCGGCCGCTGTTCGTCCGGGACACGCACAGCGTCGAGCTGACGGAGGACGGCGAGGCGCTGCTCGGCTTCGCGCGGACGATCCTGGAGGCGCACGAGCGCGCGGCGGCCTTCTTCACGGGGACGCGGCTGCGGGGGCGGCTGCGCTTCGGGGCCTCGGAGGACTTCGTGCTGACGCGGCTCCCGGAGATCCTCGAAGCGTTCCGGCACGAGCACCCCGAGGTGGATCTGGAGCTGTCGGTGGAGCTGTCGGGGACGCTGCACGAGCGGCTGGACGCGGGGCGCCTCGACCTGGTGCTCGCGAAGCGGCGGGGGCCGGGGGACGAGCGGGGCCGCCTCGTCTGGCGGGACCGGATGGTGTGGATCGGCGCGGAGGGGCTGCGGGTGGACCCGGAGCGCCCGGTCCCGTTGATCGTCTTCCCGCCGCCGGGCATCACCCGGGCCCGCGCGCTGGAGGTGCTGGAGCGGGACGGGCGGGCGTGGCGGATCGCGTGCACGAGCGGCAGCCTGAGCGGTCTGATCGCGGCGGCGCGGGTCGGACTGGGCGTGATGGCGCACACCCGGGGGCTGATCCCGCCGGGCCTGGTGCGGGTCGGCGGGCTGCCGGAGCTGGGGCCGGTGGAGTTCGCGCTGCTCCGCGGGCCGCGCGCCTCCGCCGCCGCGGAGGCCTTGGCCGCGGCCGTTCTGTCCGGTGCGGACCGGCTCAGCCGCACCGGCTGA
- a CDS encoding AMP-dependent synthetase/ligase, with the protein MHEITVPPVVTGAPVGGLADVVFEHARQEPDRVVLGRKTDGVWRDVTSGQLAAEVLALAKGLLAQGVRFGDRVAVMSRTRYEWTLFDFALWAIGAQPVPVYPTSSTEQVYWILYDTDCTACVVENEDQAMTVGSVIDRLPHLRRLWQLDAGAVDGLVSDGRGVAEDVVHRHRGAVTPDATATVIYTSGTTGRPKGCVLTHANFMYEADTLVTRWESVFQARQGDRPSTLLFLPLAHVFGRMVEVAAVRARVKLGHQPMLVASELLPDLAAFQPTFVLGVPYVFEKVFAAARRKAEAEGRTGPFDRSVETAVRYAEARERKAFGLGPGPSAALRMEHQLFEKLAYGKVREAMGGRVRYAMSGGSAMSRRLGLFFEGAGITVFEGYGLTESCAAATANPPGATKYGTVGPPIPGSTVHIADDGEVWLHGGHIFSGYLNDPDSTDAVLRGGWLATGDLGRLDEDGYLTITGRKKEILVTSSGKSVAPAALEERVRSHPLVSQCVLVGNDRPYIAALLTLDMEGIAHWLSMRGRPQLPAADLVHDPDLTAEVRRAVVAANTLVSQAEAIRTFRVLAEEFTEERGLLTPSLKLKRRAIEKAYAKEVAALYES; encoded by the coding sequence TTGCACGAGATCACCGTCCCACCGGTCGTCACGGGCGCGCCCGTCGGCGGGCTGGCCGACGTCGTCTTCGAGCACGCCCGCCAGGAGCCGGACCGGGTGGTGCTCGGCCGCAAGACCGACGGGGTCTGGCGGGACGTGACATCCGGGCAGCTGGCCGCCGAGGTGCTCGCGCTCGCCAAGGGGCTGCTGGCGCAGGGGGTGCGCTTCGGGGACCGGGTCGCCGTCATGTCCCGTACCCGGTACGAGTGGACGCTCTTCGACTTCGCACTGTGGGCGATCGGCGCCCAGCCCGTGCCCGTCTACCCGACGTCGTCCACCGAGCAGGTGTACTGGATCCTGTACGACACCGACTGCACGGCCTGCGTCGTCGAGAACGAGGACCAGGCCATGACGGTGGGCTCGGTCATCGACCGCCTCCCCCACCTGCGCAGGCTGTGGCAGCTCGACGCCGGGGCCGTGGATGGGCTCGTCTCCGACGGCCGCGGGGTCGCCGAGGACGTCGTGCACCGCCATCGCGGCGCCGTGACCCCGGACGCGACCGCCACGGTCATCTACACCTCCGGGACCACCGGCCGCCCCAAAGGGTGCGTGCTCACGCACGCCAACTTCATGTACGAGGCCGACACCCTGGTGACCCGCTGGGAGTCCGTGTTCCAGGCCCGCCAGGGCGACCGGCCGTCCACCCTGCTGTTCCTGCCGCTGGCGCACGTCTTCGGGCGGATGGTGGAGGTGGCCGCCGTCCGGGCGCGTGTCAAGCTCGGGCACCAACCCATGCTGGTGGCCTCCGAGTTGCTGCCGGACCTCGCCGCCTTCCAGCCGACCTTCGTGCTCGGCGTCCCGTACGTCTTCGAGAAGGTCTTCGCGGCCGCTCGCCGCAAGGCCGAGGCGGAGGGGCGCACCGGACCCTTCGACCGGTCGGTGGAGACGGCCGTGCGCTACGCGGAGGCACGCGAGCGCAAGGCCTTCGGCCTCGGGCCGGGGCCCTCCGCCGCCCTGCGCATGGAGCACCAGCTCTTCGAGAAGCTCGCCTACGGGAAGGTCCGCGAGGCGATGGGCGGCCGGGTGCGGTACGCCATGTCGGGCGGGTCGGCGATGTCGCGCCGCCTCGGGCTGTTCTTCGAAGGCGCCGGGATCACGGTGTTCGAGGGATACGGCCTGACCGAGTCGTGCGCGGCGGCCACCGCGAACCCGCCGGGGGCGACGAAGTACGGCACGGTGGGCCCGCCGATTCCGGGCAGCACCGTGCACATCGCGGACGACGGGGAGGTCTGGCTGCACGGCGGCCACATCTTCTCCGGGTACCTCAACGACCCCGACTCCACGGACGCCGTGCTGCGCGGCGGCTGGCTGGCGACCGGGGACCTGGGGCGGCTCGACGAGGACGGCTACCTCACCATCACCGGGCGCAAGAAGGAGATCCTGGTGACCTCCAGCGGCAAGAGCGTCGCGCCGGCCGCGCTGGAGGAGCGGGTCCGTTCGCACCCGCTGGTGTCGCAGTGCGTGCTGGTGGGCAATGACCGGCCGTACATCGCCGCCCTGCTCACCCTGGACATGGAGGGGATCGCGCACTGGCTGTCGATGCGCGGCCGGCCCCAGTTGCCCGCGGCGGACCTGGTGCACGATCCGGACCTGACGGCGGAGGTGCGCCGGGCGGTGGTCGCGGCCAACACGCTGGTCTCGCAGGCCGAGGCGATCCGCACGTTCCGCGTGCTGGCGGAGGAGTTCACGGAGGAGCGGGGGCTGCTGACGCCCTCGCTGAAGCTCAAGCGCCGGGCGATCGAGAAGGCGTACGCGAAGGAGGTCGCGGCCCTCTACGAGTCCTGA
- a CDS encoding HdeD family acid-resistance protein: MTVPPDAAPQHTQSDPEDVLKQLGGSWHWALGFALATLIPGILVLVWPDETLHILAVIIGLQLLVAGGFRFVSAFSHSSDGGGSRLAGVLIAILAFLAGVLVLRHPMQTIGALSLIVGVFWLLTGVLTAYVAIADRGVLHRGLLFGLGALGTVAGIVVLCFPVDSAVALTRLLGLWLVLLGVFEVVMAFALRSATRRTAAPPAPR; encoded by the coding sequence ATGACCGTACCCCCCGACGCGGCACCGCAGCACACGCAGAGCGACCCCGAGGACGTGCTCAAGCAGCTCGGAGGCTCATGGCACTGGGCACTCGGATTCGCCCTCGCGACCCTGATCCCGGGCATCCTGGTGCTCGTCTGGCCCGACGAGACGCTGCACATCCTGGCCGTGATCATCGGCCTGCAGCTCCTGGTGGCGGGCGGCTTCCGCTTCGTCTCGGCCTTCTCGCACAGCAGCGACGGGGGCGGCAGCAGACTGGCGGGCGTCCTGATCGCCATACTGGCGTTCCTGGCGGGCGTCCTGGTGCTGCGCCATCCGATGCAGACGATCGGCGCGCTGTCCCTGATCGTCGGGGTGTTCTGGCTGCTGACCGGAGTGCTCACGGCGTACGTCGCGATCGCCGACCGCGGGGTCCTGCACCGCGGCCTGCTCTTCGGCCTGGGCGCCCTCGGCACGGTCGCCGGAATCGTCGTGCTCTGCTTCCCGGTGGACTCCGCGGTCGCCCTGACGCGCCTGCTGGGCCTATGGCTTGTCCTGCTCGGCGTGTTCGAGGTCGTGATGGCCTTCGCGCTGCGCTCCGCCACCCGCCGGACAGCCGCGCCCCCCGCACCACGGTAA
- a CDS encoding ABC transporter substrate-binding protein, with the protein MLRPIRTLAAAAAALALVSACNSASTNGTSPGTPGDAPGNSRGVTADSIKVGGIVSMTTASGYSKKDTDLGAKARYLRANAEGGINGRKIDYIGAEDDGQDPAKNMAAARKLVQQDKVFAVSPMSSVTFSGADFLEQEKVPTFGWGTLPSFCGPKYIYGFNGCLVPTPGGTLNQTWPEGIAQILGGAQGKSVAIIANDSDAGKFGIRTFQQGFTSAGFKVSYAKASVPGTAVPSDWSAYVKEILTGNDGKAPDAVVSVMQTPNNIGLFTALKRSGYKGLLSDPTDYDPGLLAQDATKQALDGVHVLLQFQPFESTDPKMAQFKADIKAAAGGKEVPLNMHMLTGYMSADLFVSIAQKAGKDLTVESFQSAAQGFSDTGTLVGDRAEPKGQKDSFGCGALVQLKNGAYEVSVPFKCYEPIPFK; encoded by the coding sequence ATGTTGCGACCGATCCGCACCCTGGCCGCCGCGGCAGCGGCCCTCGCACTCGTCTCCGCCTGCAACTCCGCCTCCACCAACGGCACCAGCCCCGGCACACCCGGGGACGCGCCCGGCAACTCCCGCGGGGTGACCGCCGACTCGATCAAGGTCGGCGGGATCGTGTCGATGACCACCGCCAGCGGCTACAGCAAGAAGGACACCGACCTCGGCGCCAAGGCCCGCTACCTCAGAGCCAACGCCGAGGGCGGAATCAACGGCCGCAAGATCGACTACATCGGCGCGGAGGACGACGGCCAGGACCCCGCGAAGAACATGGCGGCCGCCCGCAAGCTCGTCCAGCAGGACAAGGTCTTCGCCGTCTCCCCGATGAGCTCGGTGACCTTCTCCGGAGCCGACTTCCTGGAGCAGGAGAAGGTCCCCACCTTCGGCTGGGGCACCCTCCCCTCCTTCTGCGGACCCAAGTACATCTACGGCTTCAACGGCTGTCTGGTCCCCACCCCCGGCGGCACCCTGAACCAGACCTGGCCCGAGGGCATCGCCCAGATCCTCGGCGGGGCCCAGGGCAAGTCGGTCGCGATCATCGCGAACGACAGCGACGCCGGGAAGTTCGGCATCCGCACCTTCCAGCAGGGCTTCACCAGCGCCGGCTTCAAGGTCTCCTACGCCAAGGCCTCCGTACCGGGCACCGCCGTCCCGAGCGACTGGTCCGCGTACGTGAAGGAGATCCTCACCGGCAACGACGGCAAGGCCCCGGACGCGGTCGTCTCCGTCATGCAGACCCCCAACAACATCGGGCTCTTCACCGCCCTCAAGCGCAGCGGGTACAAGGGGCTGCTCTCCGACCCCACCGACTACGACCCGGGACTGCTCGCCCAGGACGCCACCAAGCAGGCGCTCGACGGGGTGCACGTGCTGCTGCAGTTCCAGCCGTTCGAGTCGACCGATCCGAAGATGGCGCAGTTCAAGGCCGACATCAAGGCGGCCGCGGGCGGCAAGGAAGTACCGCTCAACATGCACATGCTGACCGGGTACATGTCGGCCGACCTGTTCGTGTCGATCGCGCAGAAGGCGGGCAAGGACCTGACCGTCGAGTCCTTCCAGAGCGCCGCGCAGGGCTTCTCCGACACCGGCACGCTCGTCGGCGACCGCGCGGAACCCAAGGGGCAGAAGGACAGCTTCGGCTGCGGAGCGCTCGTCCAGCTGAAGAACGGCGCGTACGAGGTCTCCGTCCCGTTCAAGTGCTACGAGCCCATCCCCTTCAAGTAG